A single Mangrovimonas sp. YM274 DNA region contains:
- the leuS gene encoding leucine--tRNA ligase, whose protein sequence is MTYNFNEIEAKWQQYWADNHTFKAENNSDKPKYYVLDMFPYPSGAGLHVGHPLGYIASDIYARYKRHKGFNVLHPQGYDSFGLPAEQYAIQTGQHPAITTETNIATYRRQLDKIGFSFDWSREVRTSNPEYYKWTQWIFIQLFESWYNYDNNKAEPIETLVAKFAAEGNANINAACDDTIEAFSAEEWNQFSSEKQQGILLQYRLTYLAETEVNWCPALGTVLANDEIVNGVSERGGHPVVRKKMTQWSMRISAFAERLLQGLETIDWTDSLKESQRNWIGKSVGASVTFNVNGHDEVIEVFTTRPDTIFGVSFMTLAPEHDLVSKIVTDDQKEAVNNYIEATAKRSERERMADVKTISGVFTGAYAEHPFSKEPIPIWIGDYVLASYGTGAVMAVPCGDQRDYDFAKHFNIEIPNIFEDVDISEEAFADKEATIIANSDFLNGLNYKDATKKVIEQLEALGQGNGKTNYRLRDAVFSRQRYWGEPFPVYYVNGMPQMIDQVHLPITLPEVEKYLPTETGEPPLGRADVWAWCTETNTVVSNENINNTTVFPLELNTMPGWAGSSWYFFRYMEEAAKRGEAFASEEALKYWENVDLYIGGSEHATGHLLYARFWTKFLKDRGYVGVEEPFKKLINQGMILGTSAFVYRVEGENKFLSKGLIEGQKVQPIHTDVSFVNASDELDVEAFKNWREEFKDAEFVLEDGVYKVGREVEKMSKSKYNVVNPDNICEEYGADSLRLYEMFLGPLEQAKPWNTAGITGVHGFLKKLWKLFFENDALIVTDSEATKDNLKTLHKTIKKVEEDIENFSFNTSVSTFMIAVNELTAQKCTSKAVLEPLLVLISPYAPHIAEELWSQLGNEGSISTAAFPVFDERHLVESSKNYPISFNGKMRFTLELPLDMSKEDIEKTVMAHEKTQEQLQGRTPKKVIIVPGKIVNIVG, encoded by the coding sequence ATGACATATAATTTCAACGAGATAGAGGCCAAATGGCAACAATATTGGGCCGACAACCATACCTTTAAAGCCGAAAACAACAGCGATAAACCCAAATACTACGTATTGGACATGTTTCCTTACCCAAGTGGTGCGGGACTGCATGTTGGGCACCCACTGGGATATATTGCCTCCGATATTTATGCGCGTTACAAGCGCCATAAAGGCTTTAATGTATTGCACCCACAAGGGTACGATAGCTTTGGTTTGCCGGCAGAACAGTATGCTATCCAAACAGGACAGCATCCTGCCATCACTACCGAAACCAATATTGCGACCTACAGAAGGCAGTTGGATAAAATTGGTTTTTCATTCGATTGGTCTCGTGAAGTACGTACCAGCAATCCAGAATATTACAAATGGACACAATGGATCTTTATCCAATTGTTTGAGTCTTGGTATAATTATGACAATAACAAAGCAGAGCCTATAGAGACCCTTGTGGCAAAATTTGCTGCGGAAGGAAACGCTAATATCAATGCGGCATGCGATGATACTATAGAAGCGTTTTCAGCAGAGGAATGGAATCAATTTTCTTCTGAAAAACAACAGGGAATCCTTTTGCAATACCGTTTGACCTATTTGGCAGAAACCGAAGTGAACTGGTGTCCTGCTTTGGGAACGGTTTTGGCAAATGACGAAATTGTAAATGGTGTGTCCGAACGTGGGGGGCATCCTGTAGTACGTAAAAAAATGACACAATGGAGCATGCGTATTTCTGCCTTTGCAGAGCGTTTGCTACAAGGTTTGGAAACTATCGATTGGACGGATTCGCTAAAAGAAAGTCAACGCAACTGGATTGGGAAGTCGGTTGGAGCTAGTGTGACCTTTAATGTGAATGGTCATGATGAGGTGATCGAGGTGTTCACTACACGTCCTGATACTATTTTCGGGGTGAGCTTTATGACCTTGGCACCAGAGCACGACTTGGTATCCAAAATCGTAACCGATGATCAAAAAGAAGCGGTGAACAACTATATTGAAGCGACTGCAAAGCGTAGTGAACGTGAGCGTATGGCGGATGTAAAGACCATTTCTGGAGTGTTTACAGGGGCTTATGCAGAGCACCCGTTCAGTAAAGAGCCTATTCCAATCTGGATTGGGGATTATGTATTGGCCAGCTACGGAACAGGAGCGGTAATGGCCGTGCCTTGTGGAGATCAGCGCGATTATGATTTTGCGAAGCATTTCAATATCGAGATTCCTAATATTTTTGAAGACGTGGATATTTCCGAAGAAGCTTTTGCCGATAAGGAAGCCACCATCATTGCCAACAGCGATTTCCTAAACGGATTGAATTATAAAGACGCTACCAAAAAGGTCATCGAGCAATTGGAAGCTCTTGGTCAAGGTAATGGAAAAACCAATTACCGTTTGCGCGATGCGGTATTTAGCCGTCAGCGTTATTGGGGTGAGCCGTTCCCAGTATATTATGTGAATGGCATGCCGCAAATGATTGATCAGGTACATTTGCCAATCACCTTGCCAGAAGTTGAAAAGTACTTGCCAACAGAAACAGGGGAGCCGCCATTGGGCCGCGCCGATGTTTGGGCCTGGTGTACCGAAACCAACACGGTGGTAAGCAACGAGAACATAAACAACACAACGGTATTCCCTTTGGAATTGAACACCATGCCAGGATGGGCAGGGAGTTCTTGGTATTTCTTCCGTTATATGGAAGAAGCCGCCAAACGCGGTGAAGCCTTTGCAAGCGAAGAGGCTTTAAAATACTGGGAAAACGTCGACCTATATATTGGTGGAAGCGAGCACGCCACAGGGCACTTGCTATATGCCCGTTTCTGGACCAAGTTCCTTAAGGATCGTGGATATGTAGGGGTTGAAGAACCATTTAAAAAGTTGATCAACCAAGGAATGATTTTGGGGACTTCGGCTTTTGTGTATCGAGTTGAAGGTGAAAATAAATTCTTGTCAAAAGGATTAATTGAAGGGCAAAAAGTACAGCCAATCCATACGGATGTATCTTTTGTAAATGCTTCAGATGAATTGGATGTAGAAGCATTCAAAAATTGGAGAGAGGAATTTAAGGATGCTGAGTTTGTATTGGAAGATGGGGTATATAAAGTAGGTCGCGAGGTTGAAAAAATGTCCAAGTCCAAATACAATGTGGTAAATCCAGACAACATTTGTGAGGAGTACGGAGCAGACAGTTTACGTTTGTATGAAATGTTCCTTGGGCCATTGGAGCAGGCCAAACCTTGGAATACGGCAGGAATTACGGGAGTTCACGGTTTCCTAAAGAAACTTTGGAAATTGTTCTTTGAGAACGATGCCCTAATAGTAACCGATAGCGAAGCCACCAAGGACAACTTAAAGACCCTTCATAAAACCATTAAAAAGGTAGAAGAGGATATTGAGAATTTCTCGTTCAACACATCCGTGTCTACTTTTATGATTGCCGTGAATGAGTTGACTGCTCAAAAATGTACCAGCAAAGCAGTGTTGGAACCGTTATTGGTGTTGATTTCTCCTTATGCACCGCATATTGCTGAAGAACTTTGGAGCCAATTAGGAAATGAAGGAAGTATTTCTACTGCCGCTTTCCCTGTGTTTGATGAAAGGCACTTGGTGGAAAGCAGTAAAAACTACCCTATTTCCTTCAATGGTAAAATGCGTTTTACGCTTGAGTTGCCGTTGGATATGAGTAAAGAGGACATCGAGAAAACGGTGATGGCTCATGAGAAAACCCAAGAGCAGTTGCAGGGACGTACCCCTAAAAAGGTCATCATTGTACCTGGAAAGATTGTGAATATTGTAGGCTAA
- the ald gene encoding alanine dehydrogenase, with product MKIGVPKEIKNNESRVGMTPAGVFELINRNHTVYVQSTAGEGSGFFDEDYLEVGAIILDTIEEVYASSDMIVKVKEPIASEYPLVKPNQIVFTYFHFASSEPLTLAMLKSEAVCIAYETVEDEDGSLPLLTPMSEVAGRMAIQQGAKYLEKPIKGRGVLLGGVPGVPPGKVLVLGAGVVGIQAAKMAAGLGAHVTIMDINMKRLRYVNDIMPNHVVTEFSSVYNIKKHIKTHDLIIGGVLIKGGKAPKLITRDMLKEMRPGTVLIDVAVDQGGCIETSKPTTHENPTFIIDDIVHYCVANMPGAVPYTSTMALTNVTLPYVLKLADMGWEDACKQDTSLSKGLNIVKGEIVYDGIAESFGWTSKMMEPK from the coding sequence ATGAAAATTGGCGTTCCAAAAGAAATTAAAAACAATGAAAGTAGGGTGGGCATGACCCCCGCCGGTGTGTTCGAATTAATCAATAGAAACCATACAGTTTATGTGCAATCCACTGCCGGCGAAGGAAGTGGATTTTTTGATGAAGATTATTTGGAAGTGGGTGCCATTATCTTGGATACCATTGAAGAAGTGTATGCGTCAAGCGATATGATTGTAAAGGTAAAGGAGCCCATTGCTTCGGAATATCCTTTAGTGAAACCTAATCAAATTGTGTTTACTTATTTCCATTTTGCTTCCAGTGAACCACTCACTTTGGCGATGCTCAAAAGTGAAGCAGTGTGTATCGCCTATGAAACCGTGGAAGATGAAGATGGCAGTTTGCCATTATTGACTCCAATGTCTGAAGTTGCCGGGAGAATGGCCATTCAGCAGGGGGCAAAGTATTTGGAAAAACCAATTAAAGGAAGAGGGGTGTTGCTAGGTGGTGTGCCTGGTGTGCCTCCAGGAAAAGTGTTGGTATTGGGGGCCGGTGTTGTTGGGATTCAGGCCGCTAAAATGGCGGCAGGCTTGGGGGCGCATGTTACCATTATGGATATTAATATGAAACGTTTACGTTATGTAAATGACATTATGCCCAATCACGTGGTGACTGAATTTTCTAGTGTGTACAATATTAAAAAGCATATCAAAACCCATGATTTAATTATTGGAGGGGTCTTGATAAAAGGAGGGAAGGCACCTAAATTGATTACACGAGACATGTTAAAGGAGATGCGGCCAGGGACGGTGTTAATTGATGTGGCGGTGGATCAAGGAGGTTGTATTGAAACCAGTAAACCAACCACTCATGAAAACCCCACTTTTATTATAGATGATATTGTGCATTACTGTGTAGCCAATATGCCGGGAGCGGTCCCTTATACTTCTACTATGGCATTGACCAATGTCACCTTGCCTTATGTTTTGAAATTGGCAGATATGGGCTGGGAAGACGCTTGTAAACAAGATACTTCATTGTCTAAAGGATTAAATATTGTTAAGGGCGAAATTGTGTATGATGGAATCGCGGAATCCTTTGGGTGGACTTCAAAGATGATGGAACCGAAGTAA
- a CDS encoding zinc metallopeptidase produces MGYYLLIGAIALVSWIVSNQLKQKFKQYSKVHLRNGMSGKEIAEKMLADNGITDVQVISTRGQLTDHYNPKNKTVNLSEAVYNQRNAAAAAVAAHECGHAVQHAQAYKALQMRSALVPVVSVTSGMSQWLVIGGLILGAAAGVGMGFWIAVLGLVFMGAATLFSFITLPVEYDASNRALAWLKNKHMLTPEEYAGSEDALKWAARTYLVAAIGALASLLYWAMQVFGGRD; encoded by the coding sequence ATGGGGTATTACTTACTTATTGGGGCGATTGCATTGGTAAGTTGGATAGTAAGTAATCAATTAAAACAGAAATTTAAGCAGTACTCTAAGGTCCATTTAAGAAATGGCATGAGTGGAAAAGAAATTGCCGAAAAAATGTTGGCTGATAATGGCATTACGGATGTACAGGTAATTTCTACGAGAGGACAGTTGACAGATCATTACAATCCAAAGAACAAAACTGTTAATTTAAGTGAAGCGGTGTATAACCAGCGCAATGCTGCGGCAGCTGCGGTGGCTGCTCACGAGTGCGGACATGCCGTACAACATGCCCAAGCATATAAAGCTTTGCAAATGCGTTCGGCATTGGTGCCGGTGGTAAGTGTTACTTCGGGGATGTCGCAATGGTTGGTGATAGGAGGTTTGATTCTTGGTGCAGCAGCAGGTGTTGGTATGGGATTTTGGATTGCCGTATTGGGCTTGGTGTTTATGGGAGCCGCTACGCTTTTTAGCTTTATTACTTTACCGGTAGAATATGATGCCAGTAACAGAGCTTTGGCATGGTTGAAAAACAAACACATGCTCACGCCAGAGGAGTATGCAGGTTCTGAAGATGCTTTAAAATGGGCGGCACGTACTTATTTGGTGGCGGCTATTGGTGCTTTGGCTTCCTTGTTGTACTGGGCCATGCAAGTTTTTGGAGGGCGAGATTAG
- a CDS encoding Bax inhibitor-1 family protein: MEQNVQPKIMLSELAETDRISFYKKTYAHVAGGVLVFILFEYLLLQSETVVNFMLSMMDGYKWLLMLGGFMFITNYAESTAMRSEDKSKQYLAYGIYILAEAFIFVPIIFIAAYYMDSGPEMLNQAAIVTLALFTGLSAVVFVTKKDFSFIKTGLTIGFFIAIGLIIAGTIFGFNLGLWFSVGMCLLAGGSILYQTSNLVHKYSTEDYIPASLGLFASLMLLFWYVLQIFMSRD, translated from the coding sequence ATGGAACAAAATGTCCAACCCAAAATCATGTTAAGCGAATTAGCGGAAACAGACCGGATATCGTTTTACAAAAAAACCTATGCCCATGTTGCAGGGGGCGTACTGGTCTTTATTCTTTTTGAATATTTACTACTGCAAAGCGAGACGGTGGTTAATTTTATGTTGTCCATGATGGACGGCTATAAGTGGCTCTTAATGCTTGGAGGCTTTATGTTTATTACCAATTATGCTGAGAGTACCGCGATGCGTTCGGAAGATAAGAGCAAGCAGTATTTGGCTTACGGTATATACATTTTGGCTGAAGCTTTCATATTTGTACCAATTATTTTTATTGCAGCTTACTATATGGATTCTGGTCCAGAAATGCTTAATCAAGCCGCAATAGTAACCTTAGCTCTGTTTACTGGGCTTTCGGCAGTGGTTTTTGTTACCAAAAAGGATTTTTCATTCATTAAAACAGGGTTGACCATTGGATTTTTTATAGCCATTGGGTTGATTATTGCCGGAACCATTTTTGGATTCAATCTAGGTTTATGGTTCTCTGTTGGAATGTGTTTGTTGGCCGGTGGTTCCATTTTGTACCAAACCTCGAATTTGGTGCATAAATATTCTACTGAAGATTACATACCGGCATCGTTAGGTTTGTTTGCATCCTTAATGTTGTTGTTCTGGTATGTGTTGCAAATTTTTATGTCCAGAGACTAA
- a CDS encoding Lrp/AsnC ligand binding domain-containing protein translates to MKVVNQNIQIDGIDKKILRALMEDARTPILEIARQVGISGAAIHQRLRKLEKSGLIAGSKFVINPKILGYTTMAFIGIYLDKAVSNPEAVKQLKKIPEVIECHYTTGNWSIFIKVLCKDNEHLMHLLNKDIQSISGVSRTETFISLAQQIDRQINV, encoded by the coding sequence ATGAAAGTCGTTAATCAAAATATCCAAATAGACGGGATCGACAAAAAAATCCTCAGGGCATTAATGGAAGATGCCCGCACCCCTATTTTGGAAATTGCAAGGCAAGTGGGCATTTCTGGTGCCGCCATTCACCAACGCTTGCGAAAATTGGAAAAATCAGGATTAATTGCCGGCTCCAAGTTTGTGATCAATCCCAAAATTTTGGGCTATACTACCATGGCTTTTATTGGGATTTATTTAGACAAGGCGGTAAGCAATCCCGAGGCGGTAAAACAACTTAAGAAAATACCAGAGGTCATCGAATGTCACTATACAACTGGAAACTGGAGTATTTTCATTAAAGTACTTTGTAAGGACAACGAGCACCTTATGCACCTATTGAACAAAGACATTCAATCTATTTCTGGGGTTTCCAGAACCGAAACCTTTATTTCCTTGGCACAGCAAATCGATAGACAGATTAACGTATAA
- a CDS encoding saccharopine dehydrogenase family protein produces MRKILVIGSGKSASYLIKYLLDKSDEEQLFVIVGDVNFSNAKKLINHHHNAQAIVLDVKDRKSRQAAIQNADIVVSMLPARMHVEIAKDCISFNKNMVTASYVSEEMQKLDKAAKEKDLVFMNEVGVDPGIDHMSAMKVIDRIREQGGKILLFESFTGGLVAPESDNNLWNYKFTWNPRNVVLAGQGGAAKFLQEGTFKYIPYNRLFRRTEFLDIEEYGRFEAYANRDSLKYQSIYGLDDAKTLYRGTMRKVGFSRAWNIFVQLGMTDDEYTMDDSEQMTYRDFVNAFLPYSPTDSVELKLRHALKIDQDDIVWDKLIELDLFSNTKKVGLKKATPAKILQKILEDSWTLGEDEKDMIVMYHKFGYELHGKKHQIDATMVCLGEDKTYTAMAKTVGLPVAIATLAVLNEKITRPGVQIPIHKDIYEPILNELESYDIVFKEYDVPYLGYNPLIL; encoded by the coding sequence ATGCGAAAAATTTTAGTGATTGGTTCTGGTAAATCTGCATCTTACCTTATAAAGTATTTATTGGACAAATCTGACGAGGAACAACTATTTGTTATTGTAGGCGACGTCAATTTCTCTAATGCCAAAAAATTAATCAATCACCACCATAATGCACAGGCCATTGTATTGGATGTAAAGGATAGAAAGTCAAGACAGGCCGCCATTCAAAATGCCGATATTGTTGTATCCATGCTACCCGCCAGAATGCATGTAGAAATTGCTAAGGATTGTATTTCCTTCAATAAAAACATGGTAACCGCTTCGTATGTAAGTGAAGAAATGCAAAAATTGGACAAAGCTGCAAAAGAGAAAGACCTCGTATTTATGAACGAAGTGGGAGTAGACCCTGGAATTGACCACATGAGCGCCATGAAGGTTATAGACCGAATTAGAGAACAAGGAGGAAAAATTCTTCTATTTGAATCCTTTACAGGAGGTTTGGTGGCTCCTGAAAGCGATAACAATCTTTGGAACTATAAATTTACTTGGAACCCGCGAAATGTAGTATTGGCGGGTCAAGGTGGTGCAGCCAAATTTTTACAGGAAGGCACCTTTAAATACATTCCCTACAACCGTCTTTTTAGACGTACGGAATTTTTGGACATTGAAGAGTATGGCAGGTTTGAAGCCTATGCCAATAGAGATTCCCTAAAATACCAAAGCATTTATGGCCTTGACGATGCCAAGACATTGTATCGTGGTACCATGCGAAAAGTGGGCTTCAGTAGGGCTTGGAATATTTTCGTCCAGTTGGGCATGACCGATGACGAATATACCATGGACGATAGTGAACAAATGACCTACCGCGATTTTGTAAATGCCTTTTTACCATACAGCCCTACAGATTCGGTAGAACTAAAACTGCGTCATGCGCTTAAAATTGACCAGGACGATATCGTTTGGGACAAACTTATAGAATTGGACCTGTTCAGCAATACTAAAAAGGTTGGCCTTAAAAAGGCTACTCCTGCAAAGATTTTACAGAAAATATTGGAAGACAGTTGGACTTTGGGCGAGGACGAAAAAGACATGATTGTCATGTACCATAAGTTCGGATACGAACTCCATGGGAAAAAGCATCAAATTGACGCTACAATGGTTTGTTTGGGAGAAGACAAAACCTATACCGCCATGGCTAAAACTGTAGGCCTTCCCGTAGCCATTGCCACTCTAGCCGTTTTAAACGAAAAAATTACCAGGCCAGGAGTACAAATACCAATTCATAAGGATATTTATGAACCCATTTTAAATGAATTGGAAAGCTACGATATTGTGTTTAAAGAGTACGATGTGCCCTACTTAGGCTACAATCCGTTAATACTTTAG
- a CDS encoding DUF423 domain-containing protein has protein sequence MNKSILVAAALLGAISIVLGAFGAHGLKELIAVEAQQTFETGVRYQMYHALLLLFVGSTQFISQKTKKIMFYLVLLGVLFFSGSIYGLATNNLTGFNFKSIGFITPIGGLLLIAAWVLMFLDFLKMKTDK, from the coding sequence ATGAATAAATCCATTTTGGTGGCGGCCGCTCTTTTAGGTGCCATTAGTATTGTTTTAGGAGCCTTCGGGGCTCATGGTTTAAAGGAATTAATTGCCGTGGAGGCCCAGCAAACATTCGAGACAGGGGTACGCTATCAAATGTACCATGCCTTATTACTTTTATTTGTTGGGAGTACACAATTTATTTCCCAAAAAACAAAAAAAATAATGTTCTACTTGGTGCTGTTGGGAGTGCTTTTCTTTTCGGGATCTATATATGGATTGGCTACAAATAATCTTACAGGGTTTAATTTTAAAAGCATAGGTTTTATTACTCCAATTGGCGGACTCCTTCTTATAGCCGCTTGGGTGCTGATGTTTTTGGACTTTTTAAAAATGAAAACCGATAAATAA
- the pckA gene encoding phosphoenolpyruvate carboxykinase (ATP) codes for MVENTQTTKTISLDSYGIKNAKVQYQLSPEELHDITIDKEQGVEASSGALAINTGEFTGRSPKDRFIVKDEITKDKVWWGDINIPFDSDKFEKLYDKVTEYLSGKEIFVRDSYACADDNYRLNIRVINEYPWSNMFAYNMFLRPTEKEWEGFQPEWTIVNAPGFMANPEEDGTRQHNFAILDFTRKIALIGGTGYTGEIKKGIFSALNFILPVFKNTLPMHCSANVGEEGDTAIFFGLSGTGKTTLSADPNRKLIGDDEHGWTNENTVFNFEGGCYAKVINLSEENEPDIFNAIKKGAILENVILDDNGAVDFANTSITQNTRVSYPIHHINNIQQPSIGKNPKNIFFLTADAFGVLPPISKLTPAQAAYHFISGYTAKVAGTEAGVLEPQPSFSACFGAPFMPLHPTKYAEMLSKKMKETGVNVWLVNTGWTGGPYGVGTRMKLKYTRAMINAVLNGDLGLYNYDDYHIHSVFGVAQPRTCPGVPTEVLSPRTTWNDDEAYYTMAFKLTNAFRENFKKFESYANEEIRRGGPQRYAF; via the coding sequence ATGGTAGAAAATACCCAAACTACGAAAACGATTTCGCTAGATAGCTACGGAATCAAGAATGCAAAGGTACAATATCAATTATCCCCAGAAGAATTACATGACATTACAATTGACAAAGAACAAGGAGTGGAAGCTTCTTCTGGTGCTTTGGCAATCAATACAGGAGAGTTTACAGGTAGATCTCCAAAAGATCGTTTTATTGTTAAAGACGAAATCACTAAGGACAAAGTTTGGTGGGGAGACATCAACATTCCATTTGACTCTGACAAGTTTGAAAAACTATATGATAAAGTAACAGAATACCTTTCTGGAAAGGAAATTTTTGTTCGTGATAGTTATGCTTGTGCCGATGACAATTATAGATTGAACATTCGCGTAATCAATGAGTATCCATGGAGTAACATGTTTGCCTATAACATGTTTTTGCGTCCTACGGAAAAGGAATGGGAAGGGTTTCAACCAGAATGGACCATTGTAAATGCGCCTGGTTTTATGGCTAACCCAGAAGAGGATGGTACGCGCCAACATAATTTTGCCATTTTGGACTTTACCAGAAAAATTGCCTTAATTGGCGGTACAGGGTATACTGGAGAAATTAAAAAAGGTATTTTCTCTGCTCTTAACTTTATTTTGCCGGTCTTTAAAAATACCTTACCAATGCACTGTAGTGCCAATGTTGGAGAAGAAGGTGATACGGCTATTTTCTTTGGGTTGTCCGGTACGGGAAAAACAACGCTTTCAGCCGATCCTAACAGAAAATTGATAGGAGATGATGAGCACGGTTGGACCAACGAAAATACCGTGTTTAATTTTGAAGGCGGATGCTATGCTAAGGTGATTAACCTTTCTGAAGAAAACGAACCAGATATTTTCAATGCCATTAAAAAGGGCGCTATTCTTGAAAATGTAATTTTGGATGACAATGGCGCTGTTGATTTTGCAAATACGTCCATCACTCAAAATACACGTGTAAGCTACCCGATACATCATATCAATAATATTCAGCAACCATCCATAGGTAAAAATCCAAAAAACATCTTCTTTTTGACAGCGGATGCGTTTGGGGTATTGCCTCCTATCTCCAAGCTTACACCAGCCCAAGCTGCGTATCATTTTATTTCTGGTTATACGGCTAAAGTAGCAGGAACGGAAGCAGGTGTATTGGAGCCACAGCCATCTTTCTCCGCTTGTTTTGGGGCGCCTTTTATGCCTTTGCATCCAACTAAATATGCAGAGATGTTAAGTAAGAAAATGAAGGAGACCGGAGTAAACGTATGGTTGGTTAATACTGGGTGGACTGGTGGTCCTTATGGCGTAGGAACCCGAATGAAACTTAAATATACCAGAGCAATGATCAATGCGGTGTTGAATGGTGATTTAGGATTGTATAATTATGATGATTATCACATTCACTCTGTATTTGGAGTAGCACAGCCAAGAACCTGTCCTGGCGTACCAACGGAGGTTTTGAGTCCAAGAACAACTTGGAACGACGATGAGGCATATTACACCATGGCCTTTAAATTGACCAATGCCTTTAGAGAGAACTTCAAGAAGTTTGAAAGCTACGCAAACGAAGAAATTAGAAGAGGAGGACCGCAGCGTTACGCCTTCTAA
- a CDS encoding uroporphyrinogen-III synthase: MKVKTILVSQPEPKIENSPYFDLQEKQKVKIDFRPFIHVEGVPAKEIRQQKVDLSQYTAIILTSRNSVDHFFRVADEMRFKVPDTMKYFCQSEAVAYYLQKYVVYRKRKIYVGKRTFAELSPLIKKYKDENFLLPTTDKLKPEVPETMNALNVKWKEAVFYKTVISDLSDLENVTYDILVFFSPSGIESLFHNFPEFKQNNTRIAVFGNTTIKAVEAKGLRVDIAAPTPETPSMTMALEKYIEKVNKGK; this comes from the coding sequence ATGAAAGTGAAAACAATTTTAGTGTCGCAACCAGAACCTAAAATAGAAAATTCGCCTTATTTTGATCTTCAGGAAAAACAAAAAGTAAAGATAGACTTCCGCCCTTTTATCCATGTTGAGGGAGTTCCTGCAAAGGAAATCAGACAACAAAAAGTAGATTTGAGCCAATATACTGCCATTATCCTTACCAGTAGAAATTCTGTAGATCATTTTTTTAGAGTAGCCGATGAAATGCGCTTTAAAGTGCCGGATACCATGAAATACTTTTGCCAGTCTGAAGCTGTGGCTTATTACTTGCAAAAATACGTAGTGTACCGTAAGCGTAAAATTTATGTTGGAAAACGCACCTTCGCGGAGCTTTCTCCTTTGATCAAAAAATATAAGGACGAAAATTTCCTGCTGCCTACCACAGACAAATTGAAACCAGAGGTACCGGAAACCATGAATGCCCTTAACGTAAAATGGAAAGAAGCTGTATTTTACAAAACTGTCATCAGCGACCTTTCAGATCTTGAAAACGTTACTTACGATATCTTGGTATTTTTTAGTCCTTCAGGAATTGAATCCTTATTCCACAATTTCCCTGAATTTAAACAAAACAACACACGTATTGCCGTATTTGGAAACACTACCATTAAAGCAGTTGAAGCCAAAGGCTTGCGTGTAGATATTGCAGCACCAACGCCAGAAACACCATCCATGACGATGGCACTAGAAAAGTATATTGAAAAAGTGAATAAGGGAAAATAA
- a CDS encoding DUF4271 domain-containing protein, whose product MLREVVSNEWFTILIVMSLGFIAMAKFMFEHRFYDFLVLIGNSKYLKIYSRDQKFVDGFDTLLFLNLIISVSIFTYISYSTFIDPANFNLMAFSKLLIGIGAVLLIKVLLERLLGSLFEIDQLMDQYLFQKTSFKNLSGLFLLPINILLIYTIAPSKLIIFCTLALMVLINSIGFATTFKNHQNMIMNNLFYFILYLCALEIGPYLILYHILINY is encoded by the coding sequence ATGTTAAGAGAGGTTGTTTCTAACGAATGGTTTACTATTTTAATTGTTATGAGTTTAGGCTTTATAGCAATGGCCAAATTTATGTTTGAACACCGATTTTATGATTTTTTGGTCTTGATTGGGAATTCCAAATACTTAAAAATCTACAGCAGAGATCAAAAGTTTGTCGATGGTTTTGACACTCTATTGTTTTTAAACCTGATCATTTCGGTATCCATTTTTACTTACATCAGTTACAGCACCTTTATTGACCCGGCCAATTTCAACCTCATGGCATTTTCAAAATTGCTTATTGGCATTGGGGCCGTACTCCTCATAAAAGTACTTTTGGAGCGCCTATTGGGCAGTCTTTTTGAAATTGACCAACTCATGGACCAATACCTATTTCAAAAGACCAGTTTCAAGAACTTAAGCGGCCTTTTTTTATTGCCTATCAACATCTTATTAATATACACCATAGCCCCATCTAAGCTTATAATTTTTTGCACGCTAGCCCTGATGGTGCTTATCAATAGCATTGGATTTGCAACCACTTTCAAGAACCATCAAAATATGATAATGAATAACTTATTCTATTTTATTTTGTATCTTTGCGCACTTGAAATTGGTCCTTATCTAATTTTATATCACATATTAATCAATTACTAA